GCCCATGGGCACGCCCGCCACCGCCATTGCCTTTTCTTCGGGATTCCTGAGCATGCGCGACACCTTTCGCACCGGCCTGGTGCTCAACCTCGCGGGATGGATTGTCTTCAATCTCTCCATCTATCTCGTGTGGCCGGTCCTGGGGTTTCGCGTGCTTTGAACGATGCAAACTGTTGCGAACAAACGATCATGAGTGCTGCACACCTCCTCGTTGTCGATGATGAGCCCAATCTTCGCCGCTCCCTCGAGATGATTTTGCAGAGCGCCGGCTATGGCGTGACGCTGGCGGCCTCGGCCGCCGAAGCGGAAAAGCATCTGGCCGAACGGCCGTTCGATCTCATGCTGCTCGACCTCGTCATGCCGGAGACCGACGGCCTGCAGTTCCTGCACGCGCTCAAGGACCTGCCACACCGGCCGGTGGTAGTGATGATTTCTGGCAACGCCACGATTCCCAACGCCGTGGCCGCCACGCGCGCGGGCGCGTATGATTTCATCGAAAAGCCGATCGCGAAAGAGAAGCTGTTGCTCACGGTCAAAAACGCGCTGGCGCAGCACCGGCTCGCCGAGGAGAATGCGCGCTTGCGCCGCGAACTCGCTGCCGGCTTCGCAATGTTGGGCGACAGTCCCGCCCTGCAGAGGGTGCGCGAGCAAATCATGCGGGTGGCGCCGGCCACCACGCGCGTGCTCATTCTCGGGGAGAGCGGCACCGGCAAAGAACTGGCCGCGCGCGCCCTTCACGAAGCGAGTGAGCGCAGCCGCGCCGCCTTCGTCAAGGTCAACTGTGCGGCGATCCCCGAGGATTTGATCGAGAGCGAATTGTTCGGCCATGAAAAGGGCGCTTTCACCGGCGCCACGACGCCGCGCGAAGGCAAATTCGAACTCGCTGATCGCGGCACGTTGTTCCTGGATGAAGTGGGCGACATGAGCCTGAAAGTGCAGGCCAAGGTGTTGCGGGTTTTGCAGGAAGGGGAATTCGAGCGGGTGGGTGGTTCACAAACGCGGCGCGTTGACGTGCGGGTGATTGCCGCCACCAACAAGAATCTCGAGGAGGAAGCGCGGCGCGGCCGGTTTCGCGAGGATTTGTGGTATCGCTTGAACGTGGTGCCGATATTGATGCCGCCACTGCGCGAACGGCGCGGGGACATTCCCCTGCTGATTGCGCACTTTGTCGCGCGTTTCTGCCAGGAGAATGGTTTCAAACTCAAGTATATCGCGCCGGAGGCCGTCGCCAAACTGACACAATACGCCTGGCCCGGCAACATCCGCGAGCTGAAGAATGCGATCGAGCGGCTGGTGATCATGACACCGCACGAGACCATCACGCCGGCAGATTTGCCGCTCGCGCTGCAAACGCCGCACGGCGGCTCGCGGCCGGCGGTGCCGCTCGGCACCTCGCTGGAAGAGGTACGCAAGCAGGCCGAGCGCGACTACATCCTGGCCTGCCTGCAATCGGTCGAAGGCAATGTCACGCGCGCCGCTCAATTGCTGGGCCTGGAACGCAGCCATCTCTACAAAAAAATGAAAGCGTTGGGTTTGCAGATTTGACCTTCTTACAATTTTGTTGTTGCAGAAAAACCGCCTCCCCGCGGCGTTTTTCTCCCAAAGAAAGCCTTGCATTTGAGTGACGCCCGTCTATATTTGTCGCAGTTCTTGTGTTGTGGGGCAACCGCAGTCTGATCACCTCCGTTTTGATCACCTCCCATACCGAAACGAATTCATTTCGCCGCCCGCATCAATCGCTATCTGCTTGCTGCCCAACATGTCCAGCCATTCCGCGGTCCATTCTCCCCGAAGAAAGAAGCGCCACGCGCGGCGGCGCCGGGACGTTCATCGCCGGCGCTCGCGGCGCAGCGCAGAAGCAGCAGTGGCAAGGCCGCAGCCGCCGGGCGGCAAACACAACCTTCGTGCACCTTCCGCCATTCATTCGCGACCAGCGCGCCTCCAGCCTGGGCATCCGCGGCGCTTCGGTTTACCGGCGCAGCGTTTGGTATTGCTGTGGCTCATGCTGCTGGTTGCCAGCATTCACGAGTTGCCGGTGTCGCAGCCGCCGGTTGCAACTCTTCCAATTGCAGCCAAGCCCAAGGGTACACCGCAAATCCCATCTGCCGCTCAAGTGCCCAAACTCGCGCCCGCCGCACCCGCCGCCGGATTGGCTGAGCAGCCGCGCCGATTCAAATTGGATCTCAGCATTCCAACGGCACTCGCGCAACCGCGCAGCCAGCCCGCTGCGCCCGCGCTGGCGTACCCGCCTTTGCTGCAACCACGAACCCAGCGCTTGCGCGAACCTCTGTTTTCGCCCAATCGCGAATTGACCGGCGCTGGCTCGAACATTCGCTGGGAGCGGCTGGCTTTGGTGCAAACCGCCACACTGGGAATCGGCGGCTATGGTTTTGTGAAATACAACGGCCTGTTTGGCCGCGTCGGTCAGCCGTTCAAAATCGGCAACGATTTGACCAAGGATCACACGCTGGTCTTCGATGAGCTGCTGCATTTTCAAGGCAGCTATCGCATCACCCAGGCGGTGTCGGGCATTTACAATTGGGCGGGTGTGCCGCCGGCCACTGCCGACTGGATTGGCGCCGGGACTTCGGCGCTGGTGATGACCGCGCTCGAGTATGTCGACGGACGCCGCTTGCATGATGAAGCCAGCTATTCCGATCTCGTTGCAAATTTTGCCGGCATCGGCTTTGCACTGGCAAAATCGCGCGTGGGGTTTCTGCAGGATTTTGATCTGCGCTTCAGCTATCTCACCCCGGCTGATCCCTTTCGCCACCAGACGGTGAAACGCTACGAGCGCATGACGCACTGGCTCACCTACGATCTCAACCGCAAATTCGGCCTGCCGCTCCATCTCGGATTCGGTTATGGCGTGCGCCGTCCGTTCCGGCCGCAAGTCACCCCGCAATACTTCGTGGGCATCGGCCTTTCGCCCATTACACTGCTCTCACAAATCTCTCCGCCGCTCGCGAAACCGCTGGAGTTTCTGCGGCTCTATCATTTCGGGAATCGTTTGCAGATTTAGACATTCGGCCGTTCAGCAGCAGCAAGGCGGCGACGGGTCGATGAATACGATTCATGGCCGCCAAGACATGGCGCGAGCGAGAGTCGAATATTGCGCCCCGCAGCGCGTGCCTTGACTTTCTCAGTCTTTCTCCTATATTGTCGCGCAAAGTTGGGAGCCTTCCCATGCCGAACACCGAAAACACATCCAAGACGATCCCATCCGGTGCTGCGCCGGAATTGTCCCATTTGCTCGTGTTTGCCGAAGTCCTCAATCAGCA
The window above is part of the bacterium genome. Proteins encoded here:
- a CDS encoding sigma-54 dependent transcriptional regulator; this encodes MSAAHLLVVDDEPNLRRSLEMILQSAGYGVTLAASAAEAEKHLAERPFDLMLLDLVMPETDGLQFLHALKDLPHRPVVVMISGNATIPNAVAATRAGAYDFIEKPIAKEKLLLTVKNALAQHRLAEENARLRRELAAGFAMLGDSPALQRVREQIMRVAPATTRVLILGESGTGKELAARALHEASERSRAAFVKVNCAAIPEDLIESELFGHEKGAFTGATTPREGKFELADRGTLFLDEVGDMSLKVQAKVLRVLQEGEFERVGGSQTRRVDVRVIAATNKNLEEEARRGRFREDLWYRLNVVPILMPPLRERRGDIPLLIAHFVARFCQENGFKLKYIAPEAVAKLTQYAWPGNIRELKNAIERLVIMTPHETITPADLPLALQTPHGGSRPAVPLGTSLEEVRKQAERDYILACLQSVEGNVTRAAQLLGLERSHLYKKMKALGLQI